One region of Scophthalmus maximus strain ysfricsl-2021 chromosome 15, ASM2237912v1, whole genome shotgun sequence genomic DNA includes:
- the zbtb8a gene encoding zinc finger and BTB domain-containing protein 8A isoform X1 translates to MDMGASRLYRAPGESSHQQPQRWFNTADITVSHQSNLLKQLNQQRRQELFCDCSVLVEGQLFRAHRNVLFASSGYFRMLLSQGPDGLSESVNATFDVFSPETFTVILDFIYSGQLDLSSHNVIEVMSAASYLQMNNVISYCKNFIKSSLDISVKDEDSDRCLSLSETCSFTSGAGEEASEQQQQGGPCSVSPPPALWTRDNSRSQSGFLGKDIDQEALSLVMKTNPNSPANELSAEAEDLQDPLDPLYTLPGPECRRGKGGTKRRAPNSAHSNQHEDLDIEEARTQKAEKAEELYATLPQIVGVMGHFNKDSNPIMRFKCPFCTHTVKRKADLKRHLRCHTGERPYPCQACNKRFTRLEHLRSHFETIHQARKLVCRKCKCQVTEETGHVVCEGTRRYRMCTVCIQEVGCDNIPMDGLEGANDEPALLLGVDGEEEGDSKRSWMVTDDDDDLAEDSGADLIIQQVDDSDEELQ, encoded by the exons GCAGCCTCAGAGGTGGTTCAACACCGCCGACATCACAGTGTCTCACCAGAGCAACTTGCTGAAGCAGCTCAACCAGCAGCGCCGGCAGGAGCTCTTCTGCGACTGCAGTGTGCTGGTGGAGGGCCAGCTCTTCAGGGCCCACCGCAACGTCCTGTTCGCCAGCAGCGGCTACTTTCGCATGCTCCTGTCCCAGGGGCCCGATGGGCTGTCGGAGTCCGTCAACGCCACCTTCGATGTCTTCAGCCCGGAGACCTTCACCGTCATCCTGGATTTCATCTACTCGGGCCAGCTGGACCTGTCCAGTCACAACGTGATTGAGGTGATGTCCGCAGCCAGCTACTTGCAGATGAACAACGTCATCAGCTACTGCAAGAACTTCATCAAGTCCTCGTTGGACATCAGTGTGAAAGATGAAGACAGTGACCGCTGCCTCAGCTTGTCTGAGACCTGCAGCTTCACCAGTGGAGCAGGCGAAGAGGcctcggagcagcagcagcaggggggcCCCTGCTCAGTCAGTCCACCACCTGCGCTCTGGACCAGGGATAACTCCAGATCCCAGTCTGGCTTTTTGGGCAAGGACATAGACCAGGAGGCTTTATCCTTAGTCATGAAGACAAACCCAAACAGCCCTGCTAATGAGCTCAGTGCAGAGGCAGAGGACCTGCAGGACCCCCTGGACCCTCTGTACACCTTGCCCGGACCAGAGTGCCGGCGAGGTAAAGGAGGAACCAAGAGGAGAGCGCCCAACAGCGCCCACTCCAACCAGCACGAGGACTTGGACATCGAGGAGGCGAGGACACAAAAGGCTGAGAAGGCAGAGGAGCTGTATGCAACTCTACCACAGATTGTCGGTGTGATGGGACATTTTAATAAAG ACTCCAACCCCATCATGCGCTTCAAATGCCCCTTTTGCACCCACACGGTGAAGAGGAAGGCGGACCTGAAGCGTCACTTGCGCTGTCACACTGGGGAGAGGCCATACCCCTGTCAGGCCTGCAATAAACGCTTCACTCGCCTCGAGCACCTCCGTAGCCATTTTGAGACG ATCCATCAAGCCAGGAAGCTGGTGTGCAGGAAGTGCAAGTGTCAAGTGACTGAGGAGACGGGGCATGTGGTGTGTGAGGGCACGCGGCGCTACCGCATGTGCACCGTGTGCATCCAGGAAGTGGGCTGCGACAACATCCCCATGGACGGTCTAGAGGGGGCCAACGACGAGCCGGCCCTGCTGCTGGGCgtggacggggaggaggagggggacagcaAGAGGAGCTGGATGGTAaccgacgacgacgatgacCTGGCTGAGGACTCGGGGGCTGACCTCATCATCCAACAAGTGGACGACAGCGACGAGGAGCTGCAGTGA
- the zbtb8a gene encoding zinc finger and BTB domain-containing protein 8A isoform X2 has protein sequence MLGCWRQPQRWFNTADITVSHQSNLLKQLNQQRRQELFCDCSVLVEGQLFRAHRNVLFASSGYFRMLLSQGPDGLSESVNATFDVFSPETFTVILDFIYSGQLDLSSHNVIEVMSAASYLQMNNVISYCKNFIKSSLDISVKDEDSDRCLSLSETCSFTSGAGEEASEQQQQGGPCSVSPPPALWTRDNSRSQSGFLGKDIDQEALSLVMKTNPNSPANELSAEAEDLQDPLDPLYTLPGPECRRGKGGTKRRAPNSAHSNQHEDLDIEEARTQKAEKAEELYATLPQIVGVMGHFNKDSNPIMRFKCPFCTHTVKRKADLKRHLRCHTGERPYPCQACNKRFTRLEHLRSHFETIHQARKLVCRKCKCQVTEETGHVVCEGTRRYRMCTVCIQEVGCDNIPMDGLEGANDEPALLLGVDGEEEGDSKRSWMVTDDDDDLAEDSGADLIIQQVDDSDEELQ, from the exons GCAGCCTCAGAGGTGGTTCAACACCGCCGACATCACAGTGTCTCACCAGAGCAACTTGCTGAAGCAGCTCAACCAGCAGCGCCGGCAGGAGCTCTTCTGCGACTGCAGTGTGCTGGTGGAGGGCCAGCTCTTCAGGGCCCACCGCAACGTCCTGTTCGCCAGCAGCGGCTACTTTCGCATGCTCCTGTCCCAGGGGCCCGATGGGCTGTCGGAGTCCGTCAACGCCACCTTCGATGTCTTCAGCCCGGAGACCTTCACCGTCATCCTGGATTTCATCTACTCGGGCCAGCTGGACCTGTCCAGTCACAACGTGATTGAGGTGATGTCCGCAGCCAGCTACTTGCAGATGAACAACGTCATCAGCTACTGCAAGAACTTCATCAAGTCCTCGTTGGACATCAGTGTGAAAGATGAAGACAGTGACCGCTGCCTCAGCTTGTCTGAGACCTGCAGCTTCACCAGTGGAGCAGGCGAAGAGGcctcggagcagcagcagcaggggggcCCCTGCTCAGTCAGTCCACCACCTGCGCTCTGGACCAGGGATAACTCCAGATCCCAGTCTGGCTTTTTGGGCAAGGACATAGACCAGGAGGCTTTATCCTTAGTCATGAAGACAAACCCAAACAGCCCTGCTAATGAGCTCAGTGCAGAGGCAGAGGACCTGCAGGACCCCCTGGACCCTCTGTACACCTTGCCCGGACCAGAGTGCCGGCGAGGTAAAGGAGGAACCAAGAGGAGAGCGCCCAACAGCGCCCACTCCAACCAGCACGAGGACTTGGACATCGAGGAGGCGAGGACACAAAAGGCTGAGAAGGCAGAGGAGCTGTATGCAACTCTACCACAGATTGTCGGTGTGATGGGACATTTTAATAAAG ACTCCAACCCCATCATGCGCTTCAAATGCCCCTTTTGCACCCACACGGTGAAGAGGAAGGCGGACCTGAAGCGTCACTTGCGCTGTCACACTGGGGAGAGGCCATACCCCTGTCAGGCCTGCAATAAACGCTTCACTCGCCTCGAGCACCTCCGTAGCCATTTTGAGACG ATCCATCAAGCCAGGAAGCTGGTGTGCAGGAAGTGCAAGTGTCAAGTGACTGAGGAGACGGGGCATGTGGTGTGTGAGGGCACGCGGCGCTACCGCATGTGCACCGTGTGCATCCAGGAAGTGGGCTGCGACAACATCCCCATGGACGGTCTAGAGGGGGCCAACGACGAGCCGGCCCTGCTGCTGGGCgtggacggggaggaggagggggacagcaAGAGGAGCTGGATGGTAaccgacgacgacgatgacCTGGCTGAGGACTCGGGGGCTGACCTCATCATCCAACAAGTGGACGACAGCGACGAGGAGCTGCAGTGA
- the zbtb8a gene encoding zinc finger and BTB domain-containing protein 8A isoform X3 has translation MLLSQGPDGLSESVNATFDVFSPETFTVILDFIYSGQLDLSSHNVIEVMSAASYLQMNNVISYCKNFIKSSLDISVKDEDSDRCLSLSETCSFTSGAGEEASEQQQQGGPCSVSPPPALWTRDNSRSQSGFLGKDIDQEALSLVMKTNPNSPANELSAEAEDLQDPLDPLYTLPGPECRRGKGGTKRRAPNSAHSNQHEDLDIEEARTQKAEKAEELYATLPQIVGVMGHFNKDSNPIMRFKCPFCTHTVKRKADLKRHLRCHTGERPYPCQACNKRFTRLEHLRSHFETIHQARKLVCRKCKCQVTEETGHVVCEGTRRYRMCTVCIQEVGCDNIPMDGLEGANDEPALLLGVDGEEEGDSKRSWMVTDDDDDLAEDSGADLIIQQVDDSDEELQ, from the exons ATGCTCCTGTCCCAGGGGCCCGATGGGCTGTCGGAGTCCGTCAACGCCACCTTCGATGTCTTCAGCCCGGAGACCTTCACCGTCATCCTGGATTTCATCTACTCGGGCCAGCTGGACCTGTCCAGTCACAACGTGATTGAGGTGATGTCCGCAGCCAGCTACTTGCAGATGAACAACGTCATCAGCTACTGCAAGAACTTCATCAAGTCCTCGTTGGACATCAGTGTGAAAGATGAAGACAGTGACCGCTGCCTCAGCTTGTCTGAGACCTGCAGCTTCACCAGTGGAGCAGGCGAAGAGGcctcggagcagcagcagcaggggggcCCCTGCTCAGTCAGTCCACCACCTGCGCTCTGGACCAGGGATAACTCCAGATCCCAGTCTGGCTTTTTGGGCAAGGACATAGACCAGGAGGCTTTATCCTTAGTCATGAAGACAAACCCAAACAGCCCTGCTAATGAGCTCAGTGCAGAGGCAGAGGACCTGCAGGACCCCCTGGACCCTCTGTACACCTTGCCCGGACCAGAGTGCCGGCGAGGTAAAGGAGGAACCAAGAGGAGAGCGCCCAACAGCGCCCACTCCAACCAGCACGAGGACTTGGACATCGAGGAGGCGAGGACACAAAAGGCTGAGAAGGCAGAGGAGCTGTATGCAACTCTACCACAGATTGTCGGTGTGATGGGACATTTTAATAAAG ACTCCAACCCCATCATGCGCTTCAAATGCCCCTTTTGCACCCACACGGTGAAGAGGAAGGCGGACCTGAAGCGTCACTTGCGCTGTCACACTGGGGAGAGGCCATACCCCTGTCAGGCCTGCAATAAACGCTTCACTCGCCTCGAGCACCTCCGTAGCCATTTTGAGACG ATCCATCAAGCCAGGAAGCTGGTGTGCAGGAAGTGCAAGTGTCAAGTGACTGAGGAGACGGGGCATGTGGTGTGTGAGGGCACGCGGCGCTACCGCATGTGCACCGTGTGCATCCAGGAAGTGGGCTGCGACAACATCCCCATGGACGGTCTAGAGGGGGCCAACGACGAGCCGGCCCTGCTGCTGGGCgtggacggggaggaggagggggacagcaAGAGGAGCTGGATGGTAaccgacgacgacgatgacCTGGCTGAGGACTCGGGGGCTGACCTCATCATCCAACAAGTGGACGACAGCGACGAGGAGCTGCAGTGA
- the hmgcl gene encoding hydroxymethylglutaryl-CoA lyase, mitochondrial isoform X2, which translates to MAAIVRLVNRSAFGPAMGQQYLSYSSAAKAGVRAGQALPDKVKIVEVGPRDGLQNEKTIVPTETKINLIDLLSESGLPVIEATSFVSPKWVPQMADQVEVMKGICRKPGVSYPVLTPNLQGFQAAVKAGAAEVAIFGAASELFSKKNINCSVDESLQRFDEVMKAAKEAGVPVRGYVSCVLGCPYEGKVAPEKVAHVAKRLYSMGCYEISLGDTIGVGTPGSMTQMLTAVTREVPVSALAVHCHDTYGQALANILVALQMGISVVDSSVAGLGGCPYAQGASGNVATEDVVYMLHGLGIQTGVDLSKLITAGAFICRSLNRKTNSKVAQATCKL; encoded by the exons ATGGCGGCCATCGTGAGGCTCGTCAACAGGAGCGCCTTTGGTCCCGCGATGGGTCAGCAGTACCTGTCGTACAGCTCCGCGGCGAAG gctggtGTCAGAGCAGGTCAAGCTCTTCCCGACAAGGTGAAAATAGTGGAGGTTGGACCCAGAGATGGTCTTCAGAATGAGAAG ACCATCGTGCCGACGGAGACGAAAATTAATCTGATTGACTTGTTGTCAGAGTCCGGGCTGCCAGTCATCGAGGCCACCAGCTTTGTGTCTCCAAAGTGGGTCCCACAG ATGGCAGACCAGGTGGAGGTGATGAAAGGGATTTGTAGAAAACCTGGCGTGTCTTATCCAGTCCTAACCCCCAACCTCCAGGGTTTCCAGGCTGCT GTGAaggcaggagctgcagaggtaGCCATATTTGGAGCTGCGTCCGAGCTTTTCAGCAAGAAGAACATAAACTGCTCTGTGGACGAGAGTTTACAGCGCTTTGACGAGGTCATGAAAGCAGCTAAAGAGGCTGGTGTGCCAGTTAGAGG ATACGTGTCGTGTGTTCTCGGATGTCCCTATGAAGGCAAGGTGGCACCGGAAAAAGTTGCGCAT GTAGCGAAGCGTCTGTACTCGATGGGCTGTTATGAGATCTCCCTGGGCGACACCATCGGAGTGGGCACTCCAGGTAGCATGACTCAGATGTTGACAGCGGTGACCAGAGAGGTGCCAGTCAGCGCCCTGGCAGTGCACTGCCATGACACCTACGGCCAGGCCCTGGCTAACATCCTCGTAGCCTTACAG ATGGGAATCAGTGTGGTAGACTCGTCAGTAGCTGGACTGGGCGGCTGTCCCTATGCCCAGGGGGCTTCTGGGAATGTTGCTACTGAGGATGTCGTCTATATGTTGCACGGACTCGGGATTCAAACG GGAGTGGACCTCTCCAAGCTGATTACCGCCGGAGCTTTCATCTGTCGAAGCCTGAACAGAAAGACGAACTCCAAAGTGGCGCAGGCCACCTGCAAACTGTAG
- the hmgcl gene encoding hydroxymethylglutaryl-CoA lyase, mitochondrial isoform X1 produces MAAIVRLVNRSAFGPAMGQQYLSYSSAAKVRAAGVRAGQALPDKVKIVEVGPRDGLQNEKTIVPTETKINLIDLLSESGLPVIEATSFVSPKWVPQMADQVEVMKGICRKPGVSYPVLTPNLQGFQAAVKAGAAEVAIFGAASELFSKKNINCSVDESLQRFDEVMKAAKEAGVPVRGYVSCVLGCPYEGKVAPEKVAHVAKRLYSMGCYEISLGDTIGVGTPGSMTQMLTAVTREVPVSALAVHCHDTYGQALANILVALQMGISVVDSSVAGLGGCPYAQGASGNVATEDVVYMLHGLGIQTGVDLSKLITAGAFICRSLNRKTNSKVAQATCKL; encoded by the exons ATGGCGGCCATCGTGAGGCTCGTCAACAGGAGCGCCTTTGGTCCCGCGATGGGTCAGCAGTACCTGTCGTACAGCTCCGCGGCGAAGGTCAGAGCA gctggtGTCAGAGCAGGTCAAGCTCTTCCCGACAAGGTGAAAATAGTGGAGGTTGGACCCAGAGATGGTCTTCAGAATGAGAAG ACCATCGTGCCGACGGAGACGAAAATTAATCTGATTGACTTGTTGTCAGAGTCCGGGCTGCCAGTCATCGAGGCCACCAGCTTTGTGTCTCCAAAGTGGGTCCCACAG ATGGCAGACCAGGTGGAGGTGATGAAAGGGATTTGTAGAAAACCTGGCGTGTCTTATCCAGTCCTAACCCCCAACCTCCAGGGTTTCCAGGCTGCT GTGAaggcaggagctgcagaggtaGCCATATTTGGAGCTGCGTCCGAGCTTTTCAGCAAGAAGAACATAAACTGCTCTGTGGACGAGAGTTTACAGCGCTTTGACGAGGTCATGAAAGCAGCTAAAGAGGCTGGTGTGCCAGTTAGAGG ATACGTGTCGTGTGTTCTCGGATGTCCCTATGAAGGCAAGGTGGCACCGGAAAAAGTTGCGCAT GTAGCGAAGCGTCTGTACTCGATGGGCTGTTATGAGATCTCCCTGGGCGACACCATCGGAGTGGGCACTCCAGGTAGCATGACTCAGATGTTGACAGCGGTGACCAGAGAGGTGCCAGTCAGCGCCCTGGCAGTGCACTGCCATGACACCTACGGCCAGGCCCTGGCTAACATCCTCGTAGCCTTACAG ATGGGAATCAGTGTGGTAGACTCGTCAGTAGCTGGACTGGGCGGCTGTCCCTATGCCCAGGGGGCTTCTGGGAATGTTGCTACTGAGGATGTCGTCTATATGTTGCACGGACTCGGGATTCAAACG GGAGTGGACCTCTCCAAGCTGATTACCGCCGGAGCTTTCATCTGTCGAAGCCTGAACAGAAAGACGAACTCCAAAGTGGCGCAGGCCACCTGCAAACTGTAG
- the hmgcl gene encoding hydroxymethylglutaryl-CoA lyase, mitochondrial isoform X3: protein MYPAAWRAGVRAGQALPDKVKIVEVGPRDGLQNEKTIVPTETKINLIDLLSESGLPVIEATSFVSPKWVPQMADQVEVMKGICRKPGVSYPVLTPNLQGFQAAVKAGAAEVAIFGAASELFSKKNINCSVDESLQRFDEVMKAAKEAGVPVRGYVSCVLGCPYEGKVAPEKVAHVAKRLYSMGCYEISLGDTIGVGTPGSMTQMLTAVTREVPVSALAVHCHDTYGQALANILVALQMGISVVDSSVAGLGGCPYAQGASGNVATEDVVYMLHGLGIQTGVDLSKLITAGAFICRSLNRKTNSKVAQATCKL from the exons ATGTATCCGGCAGcctggagg gctggtGTCAGAGCAGGTCAAGCTCTTCCCGACAAGGTGAAAATAGTGGAGGTTGGACCCAGAGATGGTCTTCAGAATGAGAAG ACCATCGTGCCGACGGAGACGAAAATTAATCTGATTGACTTGTTGTCAGAGTCCGGGCTGCCAGTCATCGAGGCCACCAGCTTTGTGTCTCCAAAGTGGGTCCCACAG ATGGCAGACCAGGTGGAGGTGATGAAAGGGATTTGTAGAAAACCTGGCGTGTCTTATCCAGTCCTAACCCCCAACCTCCAGGGTTTCCAGGCTGCT GTGAaggcaggagctgcagaggtaGCCATATTTGGAGCTGCGTCCGAGCTTTTCAGCAAGAAGAACATAAACTGCTCTGTGGACGAGAGTTTACAGCGCTTTGACGAGGTCATGAAAGCAGCTAAAGAGGCTGGTGTGCCAGTTAGAGG ATACGTGTCGTGTGTTCTCGGATGTCCCTATGAAGGCAAGGTGGCACCGGAAAAAGTTGCGCAT GTAGCGAAGCGTCTGTACTCGATGGGCTGTTATGAGATCTCCCTGGGCGACACCATCGGAGTGGGCACTCCAGGTAGCATGACTCAGATGTTGACAGCGGTGACCAGAGAGGTGCCAGTCAGCGCCCTGGCAGTGCACTGCCATGACACCTACGGCCAGGCCCTGGCTAACATCCTCGTAGCCTTACAG ATGGGAATCAGTGTGGTAGACTCGTCAGTAGCTGGACTGGGCGGCTGTCCCTATGCCCAGGGGGCTTCTGGGAATGTTGCTACTGAGGATGTCGTCTATATGTTGCACGGACTCGGGATTCAAACG GGAGTGGACCTCTCCAAGCTGATTACCGCCGGAGCTTTCATCTGTCGAAGCCTGAACAGAAAGACGAACTCCAAAGTGGCGCAGGCCACCTGCAAACTGTAG
- the gjb3 gene encoding gap junction protein beta 3, with protein MDWKTFQALLSGVNKYSTAFGRVWLSVVFVFRVMVYVVAAERVWGDEQKDFDCNTKQPGCANVCYDHFFPISHIRLWALQLIFVTCPSFMVVMHVAYRDDRERKHLAKHGDAPKLYNNTGKKHGGLWWTYLISLFVKTGIEVSFLYILHHVYDSFYLPRLVKCEVSPCPNQVDCYIGHPTEKKVFTYFMVGASALCIVLNICEIVYLVSKRVARCANKFKRRNRNIATRHDDFNDDPFNNCSKPMTRLDTKERPPSFKAVFKSSYRPSMLKLEEKIRASAPNLSTAS; from the coding sequence ATGGACTGGAAGACCTTCCAAGCCCTCCTCAGTGGGGTGAACAAATACTCGACAGCTTTCGGGCGAGTGTGGCTGTCGGTGGTGTTCGTGTTCAGGGTGATGGTGTATGTGGTGGCAGCGGAGAGAGTGTGGGGCGACGAGCAGAAGGACTTTGACTGCAACACCAAGCAGCCCGGCTGCGCCAACGTCTGCTACGACCACTTCTTCCCCATCTCCCACATCCGCCTATGGGCCCTGCAGCTCATCTTCGTCACTTGTCCCTCCTTCATGGTGGTCATGCACGTGGCGTACCGTGACGACCGGGAGCGCAAGCACCTGGCCAAGCACGGAGACGCCCCCAAGCTGTACAACAACACGGGCAAGAAACACGGCGGCTTGTGGTGGACCTACCTGATCAGCCTCTTTGTAAAAACGGGCATCGAGGTCTCCTTCCTCTACATCCTCCACCATGTGTACGACAGCTTCTACCTACCAAGGCTGGTCAAGTGTGAGGTGTCCCCCTGCCCCAACCAGGTGGACTGCTACATCGGCCACCCCACCGAGAAGAAGGTCTTCACCTACTTCATGGTTGGAGCGTCGGCCCTCTGCATCGTCCTGAACATCTGCGAGATTGTGTATCTCGTCTCCAAGCGCGTTGCACGATGCGCTAACAAGTTCAAGAGGCGCAATCGCAACATTGCCACGCGTCACGACGACTTCAACGACGACCCCTTCAACAACTGCAGCAAGCCGATGACGAGGCTGGACACGAAGGAAAGACCTCCGTCCTTCAAGGCCGTGTTCAAGTCTTCATACAGGCCTTCCATGCTGAAACTTGAAGAGAAGATACGGGCCTCTGCTCCCAACCTGTCCACTGCGTCATGA
- the LOC118286187 gene encoding gap junction beta-4 protein, translating into MNWAFLQGLLSGVNKYSTAFGRVWLSIVFLFRVMVFVVAAEKVWGDEQKDFKCNTAQPGCHNVCYDHFFPVSHIRLWALQLIFVTCPSLLVVMHVAYRDDRERKNKLKYGDNCRRLYENTGKKRGGLWWTYVLTLVFKIGVDATFVYLVYHIYEGYDFPLLIKCEQKPCPNKVDCFIARPTEKRIFTLFMVVTSLACILLSIFEIVYLIGKRCRECLSTSHRSRHVVTNTMSSGSNLMEANTLKVGSEKTTPETPAPSYSVAIS; encoded by the coding sequence ATGAACTGGGCATTCCTCCAGGGCCTCCTCAGCGGGGTGAACAAGTACTCCACCGCCTTCGGCCGAGTCTGGCTCTCTATCGTCTTCCTCTTCAGGGTCATGGTGTTCGTGGTGGCGGCGGAGAAGGTGTGGGGCGACGAGCAGAAAGACTTCAAGTGCAACACGGCTCAGCCGGGCTGCCACAACGTCTGCTATGACCACTTCTTCCCCGTGTCCCACATCCGGCTGTGGGCGCTGCAGCTCATCTTCGTCACTTGCCCCTCACTCCTGGTGGTGATGCACGTGGCCTACAGGGACGACAGGGAGCGGAAGAACAAGCTCAAGTACGGCGACAACTGCCGCCGCCTCTACGAGAACACCGGCAAGAAGCGCGGAGGCCTGTGGTGGACCTACGTGCTCACTTTGGTCTTCAAAATCGGTGTGGACGCCACCTTCGTCTACCTCGTCTACCACATCTACGAGGGCTACGACTTCCCGTTGCTCATCAAGTGCGAACAGAAGCCCTGCCCCAACAAGGTGGACTGCTTCATCGCTCGGCCCACTGAGAAGCGGATCTTCACCCTCTTCATGGTGGTCACCAGCCTGGCCTGCATCCTGCTCTCCATCTTTGAAATCGTCTACCTGATTGGCAAACGCTGCCGCGAGTGCCTCTCCACGTCCCATCGCTCTCGCCACGTCGTGACCAACACAATGTCCAGCGGGAGCAACTTGATGGAGGCGAACACTCTAAAGGTGGGAAGCGAAAAGACCACCCCAGAGACACCTGCACCCTCATACAGTGTCGCCATATCTTGA
- the ppie gene encoding peptidyl-prolyl cis-trans isomerase E, with product MAANKRVLYVGGLAEEVDEKVLHAAFIPFGDITDIQIPLDYETEKHRGFAFIEFELAEDAAAAIDNMNESELFGRTVRVNTAKPMRIKEGSSRPVWSDDDWLKKFSGKTAEEADGEAAGGETTNTATQEDEPPAKKGRVNPQVYMDIKIGNKPAGRLRFLLRADIVPMTAENFRCLCTHEKGFGFKGSCFHRIIPQFMCQGGDFTNHNGTGGKSIYGQKFDDENFVLKHTAPGQLSMANSGSNSNGSQFFITTDKTDWLDGKHVVFGDLVEGMDVVRAMEAQGTKDGKPKQKVIISDCGEYV from the exons ATGGCGGCTAACAAACGAGTGCTGTATGTCG gtgGTCTGGCAGAGGAGGTGGACGAGAAGGTGCTACACGCTGCGTTTATCCCATTCGGAGACATCACCGACATCCAGATCCCGCTGGACTATGAGACCG agaaacacagaggattCGCTTTCATCGAGTTCGAACTGGCGGAG GATGCTGCAGCTGCTATTGATAACATG AATGAGTCTGAGCTTTTTGGACGAACTGTTCGGGTCAACACTGCCAAGCCCATGAGAATCAAAGAAGGTTCTTCTCGACCAG TGTGGTCTGACGACGACTGGCTGAAGAAGTTCTCTGGGAAGACTGCTGAAGAGGCTGATGGGGAGGCCGCCGGTGGAGAAACGACCAACACGGCCACACAGGAG gaCGAGCCCCCAGCTAAAAAGGGCAGAGTTAACCCTCAAGTCTACATGGACATCAAGATTGGCAACAAGCCGGCAGGGAGACTACGCTTCCTCCTGCGGGCTGACATCGTTCCCATGACAGCAG AGAACTTCCGCTGCTTGTGCACACACGAGAAAGGCTTTGGCTTCAAGGGCAGCTGCTTCCACCGCATCATCCCTCAGTTCATGTGCCAAGGAGGCGACTTCACCAACCACAACGGCACTGGCGGCAAGTCCATCTACGGCCAGAAGTTTGACGACGAAAACTTTGTCCTCAAACACACCGCTCCAG GGCAACTCTCCATGGCCAACTCCGGATCAAACTCGAATGGCTCTCAGTTCTTCATCACCACTGATAAAACCGACTGGCTGGACGGGAAACACGTGGTGTTTGGAGACCTGGTGGAGGGGATGGATGTGGTCCGTGCAATGGAG GCTCAGGGGACAAAAGATGGGAAGCCGAAGCAGAAAGTCATCATCTCGGACTGCGGAGAATACGTGTGA